The Chloroflexota bacterium DNA segment TCTCCGGCACGGCCGATATGGATACTGTCATGGCCGAGATCGACGCTTCCTGGCCGCACGAAGGCATGATGGAAGAAGCTGCTGCTGAAGAACCTATGGAAGTTGTTGAGGTAACCTTCTGGCACGCCTATGCTACCGGCTCTGCTGAAGAAATGGCGCTTGCCAAAGTTCTTGAACAGGCTGCCGCTGATCTTCCTCAATACCAGATCAATGTGTTGCAAATCCCTTTCAACGACATCTACAATAAATACCGCACCGACGTTGCCGCTGGCGGCGGCCCAGACATGTTCATTGCCCCCAATGACTCCCTGGGTGACGATGCCCGCGCAGGCTTGATTGCCGACATTACCGATCTGGCTGCTGGCAAACTGGATGCTTATGCGCCTTTGTCTGTTGAAGGCATGAGCGTTGATGGCGTGCTTTATGGTGTTCCCGAATCCCTCAAGGCAGTCGCCTTCTGGTACAACAAAGAACTGTTGCCCGAACCCCCCGCTACCACGGATGAACTCCTGGCTTTGATGCAAGGCGGCACTCCCGTCTCGATCAGCTATGGTTGTTACCATCATTGGGGCTTTTACGGGGCCTTCGGCGGTCAGATCTTTG contains these protein-coding regions:
- a CDS encoding extracellular solute-binding protein; this translates as SGTADMDTVMAEIDASWPHEGMMEEAAAEEPMEVVEVTFWHAYATGSAEEMALAKVLEQAAADLPQYQINVLQIPFNDIYNKYRTDVAAGGGPDMFIAPNDSLGDDARAGLIADITDLAAGKLDAYAPLSVEGMSVDGVLYGVPESLKAVAFWYNKELLPEPPATTDELLALMQGGTPVSISYGCYHHWGFYGAFGGQIFDDSWTVVAGDGIADSMSYLNDLYQISKENGWPKNDSDGLAPFTEGTVVAITNGNWAMGDYKAALGDNLAVAPLPAGPGGASDPLLGVDGFYFSPNSQNMEAALEVALYLTGATAQEIMMNEAGHVPARTDVEVTDPLMVGLLEAFSTGYVRPQVPELGLYWSNFCGTDEVFEVGTPAADWVATATENANK